In one window of Rhinatrema bivittatum chromosome 10, aRhiBiv1.1, whole genome shotgun sequence DNA:
- the TCTEX1D4 gene encoding tctex1 domain-containing protein 4, producing MADKPLPLSQEALIQFNQAVAAEGARARPRAESFSVRRSSQSLETPPRPLMRLRSMDSKALGPSRQSSVTGTLNAPFPRRNSVSIAAGKRLSMGPWLHCGRVSFSGLPLYQPIKETQYENTYRLAPEEACRFNASGVRRALESVLTSRLWDAAYSPVTTGQLAQSLTDLIRSKVKELMPPRYKLVCHVVVGQMGNQGLTVASRCLWDHENDNFASVTYSNASLFAVATVHGLYFQ from the coding sequence ATGGCAGACAAGCCTCTCCCCTTGTCCCAGGAGGCCCTCATCCAATTCAACCAGGCTGTGGCGGCGGAGGGCGCCCGGGCTCGCCCCAGGGCGGAGTCCTTCTCTGTCCGTCGCAGCTCTCAGTCCCTGGAGACGCCGCCACGGCCCCTCATGCGCCTGAGGAGCATGGATAGCAAGGCTCTGGGCCCGTCCCGGCAGAGTTCTGTCACGGGCACCCTGAACGCGCCTTTCCCCCGCAGAAACTCCGTGTCCATAGCAGCCGGCAAGCGCCTGTCCATGGGCCCCTGGCTGCACTGCGGCAGGGTCAGCTTCTCCGGCCTGCCGCTCTACCAGCCCATCAAGGAAACCCAGTACGAGAACACCTACCGGCTGGCCCCGGAGGAGGCCTGCAGGTTCAACGCCAGCGGCGTGCGGCGCGCCCTGGAGTCCGTGCTGACGAGCCGCCTGTGGGACGCCGCCTACAGCCCGGTCACCACGGGGCAGCTGGCCCAGAGCCTCACCGACCTTATTCGCAGCAAGGTGAAGGAGCTGATGCCACCCCGCTACAAGCTGGTCTGCCATGTGGTTGTGGGACAGATGGGCAACCAAGGCTTGACGGTAGCTAGCCGCTGCCTTTGGGATCACGAGAACGACAACTTTGCCTCGGTTACGTACAGCAACGCGTCGCTCTTCGCAGTCGCCACTGTCCACGGTTTGTACTTCCAATAG